From Granulicella arctica:
GACCACTGCCCGCAAAGAGCGCTTCGCATACTTTCGGTCCATTAAGCTGAGGCGCATGGCCCTGCTGTGCGCCGCTGTCTTTTGCCTCTTCGCATCCATAGGCTTCATCTCCAATATTCGTGGAGAGCATGCGACCGACCTTCTGCGTAGTTCAACTTCAGCGCTGCTCACGGGTGTCATGGGTGTTGTCTATATTGTGTTAGCCACCCGCAAACCCCGATACTTCCCGATCGCCATCCTGTCACAACTCGCTGTGATCAAAGCGATGCCATCTCTGCTTGCGGCCAGCGGTCTCGTCTGGACAAACCCCAGCTATCGTGAGGTGGTCAGCTTATACGCATCTATCGCGACCATCCTCTCAGCCCTCGCCTATACCCTGTTCTTCTACTTTATCCAGACCGAAGGTCGGCACGCCTTTCGCAGTCAGACGGAGTTGGCCCTCGCGCATACCATCCAGGCCACTCTCGTCCCCATCATCGATACCGTTGGTGTCGGATTTCAAATCTACGGTGTGTCGATCCCCAGCGATAAAGTCGGGGGCGATCTCGTAGACCTCGTAACGCTTCCGAACGGATCAGCCGTCGCCTACGTGGCGGACATTGCAGGCCACGGTCTCCAGGCAGGCATCCTTATGGGCATGGTCAAAGCAGCCGCCCGCACAAGCCTGCTGAACCTTCCCTCGCCACAAGCTCTCTTTACCAATCTCAACCAGGTGTTGCCGAAGGTGAAGGAGGCAAACATGTATGCCACTTGCGCTGCGATTTACATTCAACCCTGCAGTGGCGCCGGATGCAACATCGAGTACGCCCTCGCCGGGCATCCTGCCATCTACCACCTCGCCGCATCGGGAAACCCCCACCCCCGGCTCGCAGATGAGCAACTTCCACTCGGGATTCTGCCCCATGCCATCTATCGCAGCCAGGTCGTCCACGCCGACTGCGGTGACCTGCTCGTCGCCACAACCGACGGAGTTCTTGAGACCGCAGGGAAAGATGGCGTCGAGTTCGGCACAGACCTCTTTGAACAACTCCTTCTGGATAGCCGCGATCTCTCGCTTCACGAGATCGCACACAGGATTCTTACCGCCGTAAAGACGCTCGGACCGCAGGAAGACGACCGAACGCTCCTCCTCATTCGAATTCTATGAAGGCAAAGCTTCTGAAATGAAAGATCGAGTGTGACGAATCGTTTGACTAAATACCGTTGCTATCCGCTAAGTTTGAAGATTCTCCAATACGCTTTTGAAGAAACTGCAGCAACGCGGCTCAGGAGCGATGAAGAATATTGCGATCATCAGGTCTCAGGTAATAAGCTTTCGAGTCACCGTAGCGAATCGTACATCGATTGAGACTGTATCTACTGATCCGTGAGAGCTTAGCGTTTCCCATAATGCGCCATTTCACAAGTTGGAAACTCTTGTATTTGAAGGCTACCAGCACATTCTGTATAGCAAATCGGGGGAACATCCACCCGTGTTCATCCCAATGGGAAGAACCGCAACGAAAGAAGAATTAGAATTTTCTCCTCCCTTTCCGATACCTAGGCATCTCAGAATTACTCTCCTCTAACGACAAATGATTTAGCCTAACGAAGTGATTTTTCGATTCTTTATGTGCAGGGCGATATTGTTTCATTTACGCGAGCCGATGCTGGCGTTCCTTGAGTTCCAGAAGGAGCGCCTCGATCTTGTCAGTACGGTCGAGTGAGTCAAAGCGCTCCTCAAGTGTTTCTGATGAAGCGGCAAGCAAGACGCGCGAGGCGTGATTGCGAGAGTCAGCTTCGTCGACGGCGGCAACCAAGCGAGCGAGCGTTGCTTGAGCCGAAGCCGTCTGCAGAGCGCTCTGAGTTGTAGCTGCTTTGTGAACCGCCCTGCTGCGACGAAGCTGTGCGCTCAGAAGATCAACACGGGCCTGCGTCTCCGACAGCTTCTGCTGCAGGCGATTGTAGGCAGCACGAAGGGCTTCCGTTTCAGCGGTCTGCTCGGCATGTTGCTGCTCGAGCGCTTCGGCAATTCGCTGGGTGAACAGTGCCCGCTCCAAGGCGGCGCGAGCCAGATCGTCCTGCTGTTTCGAGACAGCAAGTTCAGCCTTGCGCAGCCATTGCGTGTGAAGTTCCTGCTGTGCAAACTGCTTCTTCTGTAAGAGATGTTGATCGGCGATGGCGATTGCCACCTCAGTCTTGATCTGCATGAGTTGATTTTCCATATCGAGGACAAGCTGCCGGGCCAGCTTCTCTGGATCTTCAGCTTGAGCGAGGAGATCATTGAGGTTGGCGCGGAGAAGTGTCGAGACGCGTTCCAGTAGTGCCATGGCAGAGCTCCCTGGGGGTTTTCTGGTTGAGGAAAGAGGCGAAGAGGCGCCCTGAGAAGGAGCGGCGCCCCACGTGATTACTTGGAGTCCTCGGCATCGACGACGCGAGGCTGCATTGGCTTTACGTTAGCCATGAGGTCGGAGATCTTCATACCACTAAGAGCTTCGAAGAGCGCTGGCACCTGGGCAGCGATGCGTGTCATGTCACCGGTCAGCTTGTTGACACCGGTGTGTTCGTCGGCTCCGGTTGAGACGATGGTGATCTTATCGATCTTTGATAGGGGCTCAGCCATCGCACGGACGACCTCGGCCATGTTGCTGATGAGTTTGTCGACGACCGCGGCCTGAGTCCACTCCTGGTAGGCTTCGGCCTTGACGTTCATCGCCTTGGCTTCGGCTTCGCCCTTGGAGAAGATGATGTCAGCTTCGGCAGATCCCTGAAGTCGCGTGACAGCGGCCTGTGCCTCGCCCTGAGCGCGGGCCGCAGCAGCGTGGCCTTCCGCTTCAATGGTGATGCGAGCCTTCTCTGCGGTTGCGATGTTCTGGATGCGACGTGCTTCGATCTCTGAACCTTTTAGAACAGTCGAAATGAGCTCGGCTTCATGCCGCAGGATCTCGGCTTCCTGCACCTTGACCTGCTGTTCCTTCTCGATCTGAAGGACTTTGACCTGTGCTGCAACGACCTGCTGCTGCATGACATTGGTCTGGAGCTCGTATGCTTTATCGGCCTGCGCCTCCTGACGACGCGATTGCTCTGTGTATTGCGCTTTTTGGATTGCCAGATCCCGTTCGGCTTCGGCCTGTTTACCGAGCGATGCTGTCTCGGCGATCACACGATCCTGGTCAGAAGCTGCACGGGCAATTGCCGCCTCACGAAGTGCGTTGGCGCGGCGGATCGCTGTATCGCGCTCGGCTTCAGCGGTCGCAATCTCGGCATCACGCTTGATACGGGCTACGTCGGGACGGCCCATGTTGGTGATGTACTCGTTCTTATCGCGCACTTCGCGGATCGTAAAGCTGACGACCTCAAGGCCCATCTTCGACATGTCGTCCATGCAGGTAGAGCGCATGCGTTCGGCGACAAGCTCTGGCTCTTTCACGATCTGCTCGACCGTGAGTTGGCCGATGATGCCGCGAAGATGACCCTCCATGACGAGACGGATCAGGGACTCGCGTTGGTCAGGCGACTTCGAGAGAAATTGCTCTGCTGCCGTGAGGATGGATTCGTTGTCCGATCGAACTTTGATTTGTGCGACGGCCTCGACAGTGACAGCGACACCTTGCTTGGTGTAGAGGTCCTGCTGGGGTGCGACATCGAAGCTCATAAGCTCGAGGGTGAGCTCACGGTACGTCTCAATGACCGGAAAGATGACTGCCGCACCGGACTTGATCACACGGGCCTTACGAAAACCGTAGACGATAATGGCCTGGTTGGGAGCGGCTTTGCGGAACATCTTGCCGACTGCGAAGAGCAGGGCAAGTACGGCGATGACACAAAGACCAACAACGATTGTTACGGGGGTTAGCATGGTCGTTCCTTGTAAAGAGCAGGTTAGGGGTTAAGAGTGAGACTGCGCCGTTGGCGAGATCAGGAGAGGTGATGCTCAAGTGGAGTGACATACGCAATGCCACGCACATAGCGAAGTACGATCACTTCGGTGCCGCGCGGAATTAGTATTCCTGTTTCACTACGGGCTGCTGCGGAGCGACGCGTATCGAGCTGCGTGAAGAGTATCTCCCCGGTTCCGTCGTCGCTACGAATGGTGTCGGAGACGCGAGCGAGAACACCCTCCATCCGCGTGTCCTCTTCCGAGAGGACACGCTCGCGCGGAAGCAGGAACTTGAAGAGAGCAGCGTACAACAAGGCTGCCGCGAGCAGGCCCGCAACAATCGCCAGAAGCAGGACCACGGAGGTCATCAACGGGCTGTAGTTGTGGAGCAGGTAACCAGCGCCGCCAAACCAGCAGAGGAACGCCGGCAGCGTGAAGCCGTTGAGAGCCGAAAGATAACTTTGGTGGCTGGAGTGCAGATGCCCGGTATGGGTGTGGCCGAAGTGGAGACGGCCTAATCCTGAAAAGGCGGATATAAGGCTGAGGACGAGACCGAGAACGAAGCAGATAAGGTAGAGCGTGTTCATTTCACAGACTTCTTTCTGGAGACCGGAGAGGCTTTTTTAGCGGTCTGAGTTATCGGCGCAAGTACTGCACCTAAGCGATCCACCAACGCAGGCGTTTTGAGAATGGACTCAAGAAGAAGCAGGCAGCGCCGCGAATCTTCATACTGAGCGAGAGCGAGCAAGGCTCGACAGAGGTCAGGATCACGACGGCCAAAACGATCAGCACCTGCGACGAGCCATAGATCCAGCTTATCTTCGAGAACCTCAATCGTCCGTAGCTCGGACTGGTAGTTTTCGGGATCTTCAACGAGGTAGCCCGGGTGAACCTTGAAGAACTTCGCCAGTAGAAGGCGAGTCGTATTCGTCAGGTGAGGACGTGCACCGGATTCGATCTGCGAAAGATAGGACTGGGAGATCCCTTTACCTTTTGCCTCGGCAGCGATGGCGCGTACGAGTTCCTGCTGTGTCATAGCGCGATCAAGGCCGCGCAGTGAGCCCTCCACTTCGCGGAGGTAGCGTATCTTGTCTGAGAGCTTCATGAGCAGAATTGCCTCTATTGCAATTCGCAATGATGATATCACAAATTGCAATAAGATCGGTCCAATTCATGAATCGTCGTTAGCTGACTTCGTGCAGCCCACTAACTTTCCCACAGATCATTGCAATGAGATCAGACGATTACGATCCCATAGCTCTAGTAGAAACAGTGGAAGTGAGTGCCTATACCGCGGGCTCGGCTAGTACCGCAGCATTCGTACCAAGTGAAATATCTTCTCGTTTGTGTCCCAACCTGACGGCAAGCCTTTCGAGATGCTTCCATCGTTCGCGCAGTTTCGTTGGCGCTACTCTGCCCTTGGTCCCAGCCTGCAACAG
This genomic window contains:
- a CDS encoding PP2C family protein-serine/threonine phosphatase; translated protein: MALLCAAVFCLFASIGFISNIRGEHATDLLRSSTSALLTGVMGVVYIVLATRKPRYFPIAILSQLAVIKAMPSLLAASGLVWTNPSYREVVSLYASIATILSALAYTLFFYFIQTEGRHAFRSQTELALAHTIQATLVPIIDTVGVGFQIYGVSIPSDKVGGDLVDLVTLPNGSAVAYVADIAGHGLQAGILMGMVKAAARTSLLNLPSPQALFTNLNQVLPKVKEANMYATCAAIYIQPCSGAGCNIEYALAGHPAIYHLAASGNPHPRLADEQLPLGILPHAIYRSQVVHADCGDLLVATTDGVLETAGKDGVEFGTDLFEQLLLDSRDLSLHEIAHRILTAVKTLGPQEDDRTLLLIRIL
- a CDS encoding PspA/IM30 family protein is translated as MALLERVSTLLRANLNDLLAQAEDPEKLARQLVLDMENQLMQIKTEVAIAIADQHLLQKKQFAQQELHTQWLRKAELAVSKQQDDLARAALERALFTQRIAEALEQQHAEQTAETEALRAAYNRLQQKLSETQARVDLLSAQLRRSRAVHKAATTQSALQTASAQATLARLVAAVDEADSRNHASRVLLAASSETLEERFDSLDRTDKIEALLLELKERQHRLA
- a CDS encoding flotillin family protein, giving the protein MLTPVTIVVGLCVIAVLALLFAVGKMFRKAAPNQAIIVYGFRKARVIKSGAAVIFPVIETYRELTLELMSFDVAPQQDLYTKQGVAVTVEAVAQIKVRSDNESILTAAEQFLSKSPDQRESLIRLVMEGHLRGIIGQLTVEQIVKEPELVAERMRSTCMDDMSKMGLEVVSFTIREVRDKNEYITNMGRPDVARIKRDAEIATAEAERDTAIRRANALREAAIARAASDQDRVIAETASLGKQAEAERDLAIQKAQYTEQSRRQEAQADKAYELQTNVMQQQVVAAQVKVLQIEKEQQVKVQEAEILRHEAELISTVLKGSEIEARRIQNIATAEKARITIEAEGHAAAARAQGEAQAAVTRLQGSAEADIIFSKGEAEAKAMNVKAEAYQEWTQAAVVDKLISNMAEVVRAMAEPLSKIDKITIVSTGADEHTGVNKLTGDMTRIAAQVPALFEALSGMKISDLMANVKPMQPRVVDAEDSK
- a CDS encoding helix-turn-helix domain-containing protein encodes the protein MKLSDKIRYLREVEGSLRGLDRAMTQQELVRAIAAEAKGKGISQSYLSQIESGARPHLTNTTRLLLAKFFKVHPGYLVEDPENYQSELRTIEVLEDKLDLWLVAGADRFGRRDPDLCRALLALAQYEDSRRCLLLLESILKTPALVDRLGAVLAPITQTAKKASPVSRKKSVK